A part of Thermococcus sp. SY098 genomic DNA contains:
- a CDS encoding PLP-dependent aminotransferase family protein encodes MDYNKFLAGRANWIKGSALAEVMKKAAELQSKGKNLISLAAGDPDPNLIPGEVLGELAKDVLANIPSSVMYTPANGIPELREEVAKFLKKYEHVEVSPEEIVITVGGTGALDLLGRVLIDPGDVVITENPSYINTILAFEQLGAKVEGVPVDSKGMKPDALQEKIRELKSKGQKIKFIYTIPTGQNPMGVTMSEERRKALLEIASEHDLLIVEDTAYNFMKYEDREIRPLKALDTEGRVIVAGTLSKVLGTGFRIGWVIAKGEIRNKVLMEKSPIDFCAPTISQYIALEYLKRGYFKEYHLKRALPGYKEKRDSMINALQEYLPNAEFTKPIAGMFVMLFLPENADGMAFANELMERKGVVVVPGKPFYTDESGRNTIRLNFSRPSKEEIEEGIKRLAELYNERF; translated from the coding sequence ATGGACTATAATAAATTTTTGGCTGGAAGGGCTAACTGGATTAAAGGATCAGCACTGGCAGAAGTTATGAAAAAAGCTGCAGAGCTTCAGAGCAAAGGGAAAAACCTTATCTCTTTAGCTGCTGGAGATCCAGATCCTAATTTAATTCCAGGAGAGGTTTTAGGAGAGCTTGCAAAGGACGTTTTAGCCAATATTCCAAGCTCTGTAATGTACACACCAGCAAATGGAATTCCTGAACTCAGAGAAGAGGTTGCTAAGTTCCTCAAAAAGTATGAGCACGTGGAAGTTTCTCCGGAGGAGATAGTAATAACTGTAGGGGGTACTGGGGCTCTTGATTTGCTTGGAAGAGTTCTTATCGACCCTGGAGATGTTGTAATCACTGAGAATCCGAGCTACATCAATACAATACTGGCATTTGAGCAGCTTGGAGCAAAAGTAGAAGGGGTTCCTGTCGATAGCAAAGGAATGAAACCAGACGCTCTCCAAGAAAAGATCAGAGAGCTTAAGTCAAAGGGTCAGAAGATAAAGTTCATCTACACAATTCCAACAGGTCAGAATCCCATGGGGGTAACAATGAGTGAGGAGAGAAGAAAAGCACTCCTTGAAATTGCAAGTGAGCATGACCTTTTGATAGTTGAGGATACAGCATATAATTTTATGAAATACGAAGATAGGGAAATAAGACCATTGAAGGCGCTTGATACGGAGGGAAGAGTCATTGTGGCTGGAACACTGAGCAAAGTTCTTGGAACAGGCTTTAGAATTGGGTGGGTAATAGCAAAAGGAGAAATCAGGAATAAAGTCCTGATGGAGAAGTCTCCAATAGACTTCTGTGCTCCAACGATTTCTCAATATATTGCTCTGGAATATTTGAAGAGAGGATATTTCAAGGAGTACCACCTAAAAAGAGCCCTCCCAGGTTATAAAGAGAAGCGAGATTCCATGATAAATGCTCTCCAGGAATATCTGCCTAATGCAGAATTCACGAAGCCGATAGCCGGAATGTTCGTTATGCTATTCCTTCCAGAAAATGCTGATGGAATGGCATTTGCGAATGAGCTGATGGAGAGAAAAGGTGTTGTTGTGGTTCCAGGAAAGCCGTTTTACACAGATGAGAGTGGAAGAAATACAATAAGACTCAACTTCTCAAGACCAAGCAAAGAAGAAATCGAAGAAGGCATAAAGAGACTTGCAGAACTTTACAATGAGAGATTCTAA
- the gyaR gene encoding glyoxylate reductase — protein MRKPKVFITRQIPETAINVIRKYYEVEVWRDEKEPPREVLLEKVRGVDALVTLLSDKIDREILDNAPRLRIIAQYAVGYDNIDIEEVTRRGIYVTNTPDVLTEATADFAWALLLATARHLVDADKFVRSGEWKRKGVAWHPLMYLGYDVYGKTIGIIGFGRIGQAIARRAKGFNMRILYYSRTRKPEKERELGAEFRPLDELLRESDFVVLAVPLTKETYHMINEKRLKLMKPTAILINIARGKVVDTKALIKALEEGWIAGAGLDVFEEEPYHNEKLFKLKNVTLAPHIGSATYGARYAMAELVARNLIAFAKGEVPPTLVNREVLNVRKPGFGR, from the coding sequence ATGAGGAAACCCAAAGTGTTCATTACAAGACAGATCCCGGAGACCGCGATCAACGTTATCAGAAAGTACTATGAGGTAGAAGTCTGGAGAGATGAAAAAGAGCCCCCGAGAGAAGTGCTACTTGAGAAAGTTAGAGGCGTTGATGCCTTAGTAACTCTGCTGAGCGACAAAATTGATAGGGAAATCCTTGACAATGCCCCAAGACTTAGAATCATCGCTCAATATGCAGTCGGCTACGACAATATTGACATTGAAGAGGTTACGAGAAGAGGAATCTATGTAACCAACACGCCAGACGTTTTAACCGAAGCCACAGCAGATTTCGCTTGGGCTCTGCTTTTAGCGACAGCGAGGCATTTAGTTGATGCTGATAAATTTGTGAGGAGTGGAGAATGGAAGAGAAAAGGCGTTGCGTGGCATCCGCTTATGTACCTCGGCTATGATGTCTATGGAAAGACAATCGGAATAATAGGCTTTGGGAGAATAGGGCAGGCGATAGCAAGAAGGGCTAAAGGCTTTAACATGAGAATCCTTTATTATTCTCGCACAAGAAAGCCTGAAAAAGAGAGGGAACTTGGAGCTGAGTTTAGGCCGTTAGATGAGCTACTTAGGGAGAGCGACTTCGTGGTTTTAGCAGTTCCATTGACAAAGGAAACCTACCATATGATAAACGAGAAGAGGCTTAAGCTCATGAAGCCAACGGCAATACTTATCAATATTGCAAGAGGAAAGGTTGTTGATACAAAAGCCTTGATTAAAGCTCTCGAAGAGGGCTGGATTGCCGGAGCGGGCTTAGACGTCTTTGAAGAAGAACCCTACCATAATGAGAAGCTTTTCAAGCTGAAGAACGTGACTTTGGCACCACATATAGGTAGCGCAACTTACGGTGCAAGATATGCAATGGCAGAGCTTGTTGCAAGGAATTTAATAGCCTTCGCTAAAGGTGAAGTTCCGCCGACACTTGTGAATAGAGAAGTGCTGAATGTTAGGAAGCCTGGATTTGGCCGATGA
- a CDS encoding DUF72 domain-containing protein has translation MIFVGTCGFCEARKRYFQDFKTVEVQQTFYRILEEKTLKRWRSEAPEDFIFSIKAFQGITHPTNSPTWRRSNVKPSRDVGFLKPTNEVFKYWEVTLNEARILNARFILIQLPKSFKETEESFANAEKFFSKISRDIEIAVELRGWSEKGTKKFVREFDVIDVADPLLRKPLHRGDINYYRLHGAYENGRIIYKHRYNDEELEKIAERIKEWNKKESYVYFNNIYMCDDAKRFKRLIAGQ, from the coding sequence ATGATTTTTGTTGGTACCTGTGGCTTTTGTGAGGCTCGCAAAAGATATTTCCAAGATTTTAAGACAGTTGAAGTTCAACAAACTTTTTACCGAATTTTGGAAGAAAAGACTCTTAAAAGGTGGAGAAGCGAAGCACCCGAGGACTTTATATTTTCAATCAAAGCTTTTCAGGGAATAACACATCCAACCAATAGTCCCACGTGGAGGAGAAGCAACGTTAAGCCAAGCAGAGATGTTGGATTTTTAAAGCCTACCAATGAGGTCTTTAAGTACTGGGAGGTAACACTTAACGAAGCAAGAATTTTGAACGCAAGGTTCATCTTAATCCAGCTTCCCAAGAGTTTTAAGGAAACCGAGGAAAGCTTTGCCAATGCTGAAAAGTTCTTCTCAAAGATAAGCAGGGACATCGAGATAGCTGTTGAGCTTAGAGGCTGGAGCGAAAAGGGAACAAAGAAATTCGTAAGAGAATTTGATGTCATTGATGTAGCAGACCCTCTCCTCAGAAAGCCGCTCCACAGAGGAGACATCAATTACTATCGCCTTCATGGGGCATATGAGAACGGGAGGATAATTTACAAGCACAGATATAATGATGAGGAGCTTGAAAAGATTGCAGAACGGATAAAAGAGTGGAACAAAAAGGAAAGCTACGTTTACTTTAACAACATCTATATGTGTGACGATGCGAAAAGGTTTAAGAGGCTGATAGCGGGGCAGTGA
- a CDS encoding TIGR00289 family protein: MKIAALFSGGKDSTYALYWAMQQGFDVKYLVSIHSKSEESYMYHVPNIHLTDLQAEAIGIPLIKGYTTGEKEKEVEDLKNVLEGLDIDGVVAGALESEYQRVRIEKVCHELGLRSYTPLWHKNPEMLLRDMLHAGFEIVMVGVSAYGLDKRWLGRIVDEKAIEELKELNRKYGIHIGGEGGEFETFVKDAPFFKARIVFDEVEKIWNEYTYSGVLVVKRAHLEWK; the protein is encoded by the coding sequence ATGAAAATAGCAGCTTTGTTTTCGGGAGGGAAGGATTCAACATACGCCTTATACTGGGCAATGCAGCAGGGATTTGATGTGAAATATCTGGTTAGCATTCACTCTAAAAGTGAAGAGAGCTATATGTACCATGTCCCAAACATCCATCTGACGGATTTGCAGGCTGAGGCGATAGGAATTCCCCTAATCAAAGGATATACCACCGGGGAAAAAGAAAAGGAAGTTGAGGATTTGAAGAATGTTCTTGAAGGATTGGACATTGATGGAGTTGTTGCTGGAGCTTTGGAGAGTGAATACCAGAGAGTTAGGATTGAGAAGGTTTGTCATGAGCTTGGGCTAAGAAGCTACACTCCACTGTGGCACAAGAACCCAGAGATGCTTTTGAGGGATATGCTGCATGCCGGCTTTGAGATTGTGATGGTTGGAGTGTCTGCTTACGGTCTGGATAAGAGGTGGCTTGGAAGGATTGTTGATGAAAAAGCCATTGAGGAGCTTAAAGAGCTGAACAGAAAATATGGCATTCACATTGGAGGAGAGGGCGGGGAATTTGAGACCTTCGTTAAGGATGCACCGTTTTTTAAAGCAAGAATAGTTTTTGATGAAGTTGAAAAAATTTGGAATGAATACACATATTCGGGAGTTTTGGTCGTTAAAAGAGCACATTTGGAGTGGAAATAA